A single window of Zea mays cultivar B73 chromosome 10, Zm-B73-REFERENCE-NAM-5.0, whole genome shotgun sequence DNA harbors:
- the LOC103641424 gene encoding transcription factor GHD7 → MSSGPAACGVCGAAACCPHLLHTGDGNDDDLISRAFFSVFPVVGHHRRHESTSSPAMQQPSGCLHEFQFFGHQDDHHHQETIAWLLDHPPPPAPELGGDDGPSPAGDENDDQPAFHPFGTPQYHHPGKGNGNGLTFELDATLGLGTARQTTETAEASATIMSFSGSTFTDAASKEPALIDDGNELQMPVDQSSTEREVKLMRYKEKRMRRCFEKQIRYASRKAYAQVRPRVKGRFAKVTE, encoded by the exons ATGTCGTCGGGGCCAGCAGCATGCGGTGTGTGCGGCGCGGCCGCCTGCTGCCCGCACCTCTTGCACACCGGTGACGGCAACGACGACGACCTCATCAGCCGGGCCTTCTTCTCCGTCTTCCCTGTCGTCGGTCATCACCGTCGTCATGAGTCCACCAGCAGCCCCGCCATGCAGCAGCCATCGGGGTGCCTGCACGAGTTCCAGTTCTTTGGCCATCAGGACGACCACCACCACCAAGAAACCATCGCCTGGCTCTTGGACCACCCACCGCCACCTGCGCCCGAGCTTGGCGGCGACGACGGCCCGTCCCCAGCTGGTGATGAGAACGACGACCAGCCTGCGTTTCACCCGTTTGGGACACCACAGTACCACCACCCCGGAAAAGGGAACGGGAACGGGCTCACCTTTGAGCTGGACGCCACGCTGGGCCTCGGCACCGCGCGGCAAACCACTGAGACAGCAGAAGCAAGCGCCACCATC ATGTCATTCTCTGGGAGCACATTCACGGACGCTGCAAGCAAGGAGCCAGCACTGATCGACGACGGCAATGAGCTGCAAATGCCGGTAGATCAGTCGTCGACGGAGAGGGAGGTTAAGTTGATGAGGTACAAGGAGAAGAGGATGAGGAGGTGCTTTGAGAAGCAGATAAGATATGCATCCAGGAAAGCCTATGCGCAGGTGAGACCCAGGGTGAAAGGCCGCTTTGCCAAGGTAACCGAATGA